One part of the Gossypium raimondii isolate GPD5lz chromosome 1, ASM2569854v1, whole genome shotgun sequence genome encodes these proteins:
- the LOC105774674 gene encoding TNF receptor-associated factor homolog 1a isoform X4: MTGIVSEGSGGDRSVEGISNGQCFQSGEALAEWRSSEQVENGTPSTSPPYWDSDDDYDSGLKPSELYGKYTWKIEKFSQINKRELRSNAFEIGGYKWYILIYPQGCDVCNHLSLFLCVANHDKLLPGWSHFAQFTIAVVNKDPKKSKYSDTLHRFWKKEHDWGWKKFMELSKLYDGFIESDTLIIKAQVQVVRRNKLGSLIEDKATWSSFCAFWFGIDQSTRCRMSREKTDMILKVVVKHFFIEKEVTSTLVMDSLYSGLKALEVQSKGNKTKSKLLDAEEMPAPIVRVEKDMFVLVDDVLVLLERAAALEPLPPKDEKGPQNRSKDGNSGEYFNKDSIERDERRLTELGRRTVEIFILSHIFSNKIEVAYQEAVAWKRQEELIREEAAWLAESEQKAKRGASEKEKKSKKKQAKQKRNNRKSKDKGREEKAFVAAKEKHQEDNRDNETDASMMVEVQLVPEKSYLPDDVSDVSEAVDCGIEALQPDSEDRCASPVGWDTDTSEVHPPTEASSSGISSLSCMQNEVADKRSPSTMDDSSSTCSTDSVPSVVTNGSYKGNLFSNNQNKKSPSRGKNQLSKTSSDDGSWITETDNQPPSPALDGGDCNDASESSKAGESESEAALSSSLDQTTWVDQDALKKEVVLLQKKPSTHDPVDLERPKGKTVAIPSSPRNLRPTAKFGSDYSIAVSVGSVLVRKASSNDLRQSDQPASSKTSIQMTSIPKSEIQKAATSKPAENPVTPQVPVMSSPSSAPQISSLRPTAPVVSMVQTTAVLSRSVSAAGCLGPNTTPATSYVPQSYRNALGNHVAPGSSHPNFSSSVAYSQPPASVPAPVYIPQSSERTDPNSVQPGFPFGMVTRDSLPNAPGWIESSQRDATTSMHSIPSSLLEIENLDLSTDFPGCTTGRQTQGVFADEFPHLDIINDLLDEEHNVGRVARSATRFHSLGLLNRHVSSPSNLGMLGETVSSCGFEQAWSYWNNGFQQGYRNSLGNHCDTSREYIPQPSPLPYANGLTDGLTPTHWPMASLGMRNADAVNYPYYGREYSNLVCGVNGYSVFRPSDGL, encoded by the exons GGCTGAAGCCTTCTGAATTATATGGGAAGTATACATGGAAGATAGAGAAATTTTCGCAGATTAACAAAAGAGAACTTCGCAGTAATGCATTTGAAATTGGTGGCTACAAGTG gtacattttaatttatccaCAAGGTTGTGATGTTTGTAATCATCTCTCATTGTTTCTCTGTGTTGCTAATCATGACAAACTTCTTCCAG GTTGGAGTCATTTTGCACAGTTTACAATAGCTGTTGTGAATAAAGatccaaagaaatcaaaatattcaG ATACTTTACATCGATTTTGGAAGAAAGAGCATGACTGGGGATGGAAAAAGTTTATGGAGCTCTCAAAACTTTATGATGGATTTATAGAATCTGACACACTAATCATAAAAGCTCAAGTTCAAGTGGTTAG ACGAAATAAACTGGGGAGCTTGATAGAAGACAAAGCTACGTGGTCAAg CTTTTGTGCTTTTTGGTTTGGGATAGACCAAAGTACCAGATGCCGAATGTCTAGGGAGAAAACAGATATGATTTTGAAAGTAGTTGTGAAGCACTTTTTTATAGAGAAGGAGGTGACATCTACTTTGGTAATGGATTCGCTATATAGTGGGTTGAAGGCTCTCGAAGTCCAGAGTAAAGGCAACAAAACAAAGTCAAAGTTATTGGATGCTGAAGAAATGCCAGCTCCAATTGTTCGTGTTGAAAAAGATATGTTTGTATTAGTGGATGATGTGCTAGTTCTTCTAGAAAGGGCTGCTGCTTTAGAACCATTACCACCGAAAGATGAGAAAGGTCCTCAAAACCGATCAAAG GATGGGAATTCTGGAGAGTATTTCAACAAAGATTCAATTGAGCGTGATGAAAGGCGCCTTACAGAATTGGGCCGCAGGACAGTGGAAATATTTATTCTCTCTCATATTTTCAG CAACAAAATAGAAGTTGCCTACCAGGAAGCTGTTGCTTGGAAGAGGCAAGAAGAGCTCATCCGGGAAGAAGCTGCATGGCTGGCTGAAAGCGAGCAGAAGGCTAAACGAGGAGCATctgagaaagagaaaaaatctAAGAAAAAACAG GCTAAGCAAAAACGAAATAATCGAAAAAGCAAAGATAAAGGGAGGGAGGAAAAGGCTTTTGTGGCAGCGAAGGAGAAACACCAAGAAGATAACCGAGACAATGAAACGGATGCCTCTATGATGGTGGAGGTGCAGCTGGTGCCTGAAAAATCTTATCTTCCAGATGATGTTTCCGATGTTTCTGAAGCAGTTGATTGTGGCATTGAAGCTCTTCAGCCTGATTCAGAAGACAGATGTGCTAGTCCTGTTGGTTGGGATACAGATACATCCGAAGTTCACCCTCCCACAGAAGCTAGTAGCAGTGGAATAAGTAGCTTATCATGTATGCAAAATGAAGTAGCTGATAAAAGGAGCCCATCTACGATGGATGATAGTTCCTCAACATGTTCGACAGATTCGGTACCATCAGTAGTAACAAATGGCTCCTATAAAGGCAACTTATTTTCAAACAACCAAAATAAGAAATCACCTAGCAG AGGAAAGAACCAGCTAAGTAAAACGTCAAGTGATGATGGTAGTTGGATCACAGAAACTGATAATCAGCCGCCTTCCCCTGCATTAGATGGAGGGGATTGTAATGATGCTTCTGAAAGCAGCAAGGCAGGTGAATCCGAGTCCGAGGCTGCTCTTTCCTCCTCGCTGGACCAGACTACTTGGGTTGACCAGGATGCTCTTAAGAAG GAAGTTGTTTTGCTGCAAAAGAAACCAAGCACCCACGATCCGGTTGATTTAGAAAGGCCTAAGGGGAAGACAGTTGCTATACCATCCTCTCCGAGAAATCTGCGACCGACTGCTAAGTTTGGGTCAGATTACAGTATTGCTGTCAGTGTAGGTTCTGTGCTAGTTAGGAAGGCATCGTCAAATGACCTGCGGCAGAGTGATCAACCTGCATCTTCGAAAACATCGATCCAAATGACTAGTATACCAAAATCCGAGATTCAAAAGGCTGCAACTTCAAAACCAGCTGAAAATCCTGTGACCCCACAAGTGCCTGTGATGTCAAGTCCCTCTAGTGCTCCTCAAATTTCTAGTCTTAGGCCAACTGCTCCTGTTGTTTCTATGGTTCAAACAACTGCGGTTCTTTCTCGTTCTGTTAGCGCAGCTGGCTGTTTAGGTCCCAACACAACCCCAGCTACAAGTTATGTTCCTCAATCTTACAGAAATGCCTTGGGTAACCATGTTGCTCCTGGTTCTAGTCATCCTAACTTCTCTAGCTCAGTAGCATACTCACAACCACCAGCCTCGGTACCTGCACCAGTGTATATACCCCAGAGCTCAGAGAGGACGGACCCAAATTCTGTGCAACCAGGCTTTCCATTTGGCATGGTAACTCGGGATAGCCTGCCAAATGCACCCGGGTGGATTGAGAGTTCTCAAAGGGATGCCACTACAAGTATGCACTCTATTCCTTCTTCATTGCTTGAGATTGAAAATCTTGACTTGTCTACTGATTTTCCAGGCTGCACAACCGGACGTCAGACCCAAGGTGTCTTTGCCGATGAGTTCCCCCATCTCGATATCATCAATGACTTGCTTGACGAGGAACACAATGTCGGGAGGGTAGCCAGGTCAGCAACACGCTTCCATTCTCTTGGTTTATTAAACCGTCATGTTTCGTCTCCATCCAATTTGGGCATGTTGGGTGAGACAGTATCCTCATGCGGGTTTGAACAAGCATGGAGTTACTGGAACAATGGGTTCCAGCAAGGTTACAGAAATTCCTTGGGAAACCATTGCGATACATCTAGAGAATATATTCCACAACCTAGCCCCCTACCTTATGCCAATGGACTAACTGATGGATTGACCCCAACACATTGGCCAATGGCTTCACTTGGCATGAGGAATGCTGATGCAGTCAATTATCCATACTACGGTCGAGAGTATTCTAATCTGGTCTGTGGTGTCAACGGCTATTCAGTATTCCGACCATCCGATGGACTCTAA
- the LOC105774674 gene encoding TNF receptor-associated factor homolog 1a isoform X2, whose product MTGIVSEGSGGDRSVEGISNGQCFQSGEALAEWRSSEQVENGTPSTSPPYWDSDDDYDSGLKPSELYGKYTWKIEKFSQINKRELRSNAFEIGGYKWYILIYPQGCDVCNHLSLFLCVANHDKLLPGLILSLNFNLDSLSYCILLLDLYGSSLYSKTGWSHFAQFTIAVVNKDPKKSKYSDTLHRFWKKEHDWGWKKFMELSKLYDGFIESDTLIIKAQVQVVREKVDRPFRCLDRQYRRELVRVYLTNVEQICFRFLDDRRNKLGSLIEDKATWSSFCAFWFGIDQSTRCRMSREKTDMILKVVVKHFFIEKEVTSTLVMDSLYSGLKALEVQSKGNKTKSKLLDAEEMPAPIVRVEKDMFVLVDDVLVLLERAAALEPLPPKDEKGPQNRSKDGNSGEYFNKDSIERDERRLTELGRRTVEIFILSHIFSNKIEVAYQEAVAWKRQEELIREEAAWLAESEQKAKRGASEKEKKSKKKQAKQKRNNRKSKDKGREEKAFVAAKEKHQEDNRDNETDASMMVEVQLVPEKSYLPDDVSDVSEAVDCGIEALQPDSEDRCASPVGWDTDTSEVHPPTEASSSGISSLSCMQNEVADKRSPSTMDDSSSTCSTDSVPSVVTNGSYKGNLFSNNQNKKSPSRGKNQLSKTSSDDGSWITETDNQPPSPALDGGDCNDASESSKAGESESEAALSSSLDQTTWVDQDALKKEVVLLQKKPSTHDPVDLERPKGKTVAIPSSPRNLRPTAKFGSDYSIAVSVGSVLVRKASSNDLRQSDQPASSKTSIQMTSIPKSEIQKAATSKPAENPVTPQVPVMSSPSSAPQISSLRPTAPVVSMVQTTAVLSRSVSAAGCLGPNTTPATSYVPQSYRNALGNHVAPGSSHPNFSSSVAYSQPPASVPAPVYIPQSSERTDPNSVQPGFPFGMVTRDSLPNAPGWIESSQRDATTSCTTGRQTQGVFADEFPHLDIINDLLDEEHNVGRVARSATRFHSLGLLNRHVSSPSNLGMLGETVSSCGFEQAWSYWNNGFQQGYRNSLGNHCDTSREYIPQPSPLPYANGLTDGLTPTHWPMASLGMRNADAVNYPYYGREYSNLVCGVNGYSVFRPSDGL is encoded by the exons GGCTGAAGCCTTCTGAATTATATGGGAAGTATACATGGAAGATAGAGAAATTTTCGCAGATTAACAAAAGAGAACTTCGCAGTAATGCATTTGAAATTGGTGGCTACAAGTG gtacattttaatttatccaCAAGGTTGTGATGTTTGTAATCATCTCTCATTGTTTCTCTGTGTTGCTAATCATGACAAACTTCTTCCAGGTTTGATATTATCactaaatttcaatttggaTTCACTATCATATTGTATTCTGTTATTGGACTTATATGGTTCCTCTCTCTACTCCAAGACAGGTTGGAGTCATTTTGCACAGTTTACAATAGCTGTTGTGAATAAAGatccaaagaaatcaaaatattcaG ATACTTTACATCGATTTTGGAAGAAAGAGCATGACTGGGGATGGAAAAAGTTTATGGAGCTCTCAAAACTTTATGATGGATTTATAGAATCTGACACACTAATCATAAAAGCTCAAGTTCAAGTGGTTAG GGAGAAAGTAGACCGCCCTTTTCGTTGCCTTGATCGTCAATATAGGAGAGAACTTGTTAGAGTATATTTGACAAATGTAGAGCAAATTTGTTTCCGTTTTTTGGATGACAGACGAAATAAACTGGGGAGCTTGATAGAAGACAAAGCTACGTGGTCAAg CTTTTGTGCTTTTTGGTTTGGGATAGACCAAAGTACCAGATGCCGAATGTCTAGGGAGAAAACAGATATGATTTTGAAAGTAGTTGTGAAGCACTTTTTTATAGAGAAGGAGGTGACATCTACTTTGGTAATGGATTCGCTATATAGTGGGTTGAAGGCTCTCGAAGTCCAGAGTAAAGGCAACAAAACAAAGTCAAAGTTATTGGATGCTGAAGAAATGCCAGCTCCAATTGTTCGTGTTGAAAAAGATATGTTTGTATTAGTGGATGATGTGCTAGTTCTTCTAGAAAGGGCTGCTGCTTTAGAACCATTACCACCGAAAGATGAGAAAGGTCCTCAAAACCGATCAAAG GATGGGAATTCTGGAGAGTATTTCAACAAAGATTCAATTGAGCGTGATGAAAGGCGCCTTACAGAATTGGGCCGCAGGACAGTGGAAATATTTATTCTCTCTCATATTTTCAG CAACAAAATAGAAGTTGCCTACCAGGAAGCTGTTGCTTGGAAGAGGCAAGAAGAGCTCATCCGGGAAGAAGCTGCATGGCTGGCTGAAAGCGAGCAGAAGGCTAAACGAGGAGCATctgagaaagagaaaaaatctAAGAAAAAACAG GCTAAGCAAAAACGAAATAATCGAAAAAGCAAAGATAAAGGGAGGGAGGAAAAGGCTTTTGTGGCAGCGAAGGAGAAACACCAAGAAGATAACCGAGACAATGAAACGGATGCCTCTATGATGGTGGAGGTGCAGCTGGTGCCTGAAAAATCTTATCTTCCAGATGATGTTTCCGATGTTTCTGAAGCAGTTGATTGTGGCATTGAAGCTCTTCAGCCTGATTCAGAAGACAGATGTGCTAGTCCTGTTGGTTGGGATACAGATACATCCGAAGTTCACCCTCCCACAGAAGCTAGTAGCAGTGGAATAAGTAGCTTATCATGTATGCAAAATGAAGTAGCTGATAAAAGGAGCCCATCTACGATGGATGATAGTTCCTCAACATGTTCGACAGATTCGGTACCATCAGTAGTAACAAATGGCTCCTATAAAGGCAACTTATTTTCAAACAACCAAAATAAGAAATCACCTAGCAG AGGAAAGAACCAGCTAAGTAAAACGTCAAGTGATGATGGTAGTTGGATCACAGAAACTGATAATCAGCCGCCTTCCCCTGCATTAGATGGAGGGGATTGTAATGATGCTTCTGAAAGCAGCAAGGCAGGTGAATCCGAGTCCGAGGCTGCTCTTTCCTCCTCGCTGGACCAGACTACTTGGGTTGACCAGGATGCTCTTAAGAAG GAAGTTGTTTTGCTGCAAAAGAAACCAAGCACCCACGATCCGGTTGATTTAGAAAGGCCTAAGGGGAAGACAGTTGCTATACCATCCTCTCCGAGAAATCTGCGACCGACTGCTAAGTTTGGGTCAGATTACAGTATTGCTGTCAGTGTAGGTTCTGTGCTAGTTAGGAAGGCATCGTCAAATGACCTGCGGCAGAGTGATCAACCTGCATCTTCGAAAACATCGATCCAAATGACTAGTATACCAAAATCCGAGATTCAAAAGGCTGCAACTTCAAAACCAGCTGAAAATCCTGTGACCCCACAAGTGCCTGTGATGTCAAGTCCCTCTAGTGCTCCTCAAATTTCTAGTCTTAGGCCAACTGCTCCTGTTGTTTCTATGGTTCAAACAACTGCGGTTCTTTCTCGTTCTGTTAGCGCAGCTGGCTGTTTAGGTCCCAACACAACCCCAGCTACAAGTTATGTTCCTCAATCTTACAGAAATGCCTTGGGTAACCATGTTGCTCCTGGTTCTAGTCATCCTAACTTCTCTAGCTCAGTAGCATACTCACAACCACCAGCCTCGGTACCTGCACCAGTGTATATACCCCAGAGCTCAGAGAGGACGGACCCAAATTCTGTGCAACCAGGCTTTCCATTTGGCATGGTAACTCGGGATAGCCTGCCAAATGCACCCGGGTGGATTGAGAGTTCTCAAAGGGATGCCACTACAA GCTGCACAACCGGACGTCAGACCCAAGGTGTCTTTGCCGATGAGTTCCCCCATCTCGATATCATCAATGACTTGCTTGACGAGGAACACAATGTCGGGAGGGTAGCCAGGTCAGCAACACGCTTCCATTCTCTTGGTTTATTAAACCGTCATGTTTCGTCTCCATCCAATTTGGGCATGTTGGGTGAGACAGTATCCTCATGCGGGTTTGAACAAGCATGGAGTTACTGGAACAATGGGTTCCAGCAAGGTTACAGAAATTCCTTGGGAAACCATTGCGATACATCTAGAGAATATATTCCACAACCTAGCCCCCTACCTTATGCCAATGGACTAACTGATGGATTGACCCCAACACATTGGCCAATGGCTTCACTTGGCATGAGGAATGCTGATGCAGTCAATTATCCATACTACGGTCGAGAGTATTCTAATCTGGTCTGTGGTGTCAACGGCTATTCAGTATTCCGACCATCCGATGGACTCTAA
- the LOC105774674 gene encoding TNF receptor-associated factor homolog 1b isoform X6, whose amino-acid sequence MTGIVSEGSGGDRSVEGISNGQCFQSGEALAEWRSSEQVENGTPSTSPPYWDSDDDYDSGLKPSELYGKYTWKIEKFSQINKRELRSNAFEIGGYKWYILIYPQGCDVCNHLSLFLCVANHDKLLPGLILSLNFNLDSLSYCILLLDLYGSSLYSKTGWSHFAQFTIAVVNKDPKKSKYSDTLHRFWKKEHDWGWKKFMELSKLYDGFIESDTLIIKAQVQVVREKVDRPFRCLDRQYRRELVRVYLTNVEQICFRFLDDRRNKLGSLIEDKATWSSFCAFWFGIDQSTRCRMSREKTDMILKVVVKHFFIEKEVTSTLVMDSLYSGLKALEVQSKGNKTKSKLLDAEEMPAPIVRVEKDMFVLVDDVLVLLERAAALEPLPPKDEKGPQNRSKDGNSGEYFNKDSIERDERRLTELGRRTVEIFILSHIFSNKIEVAYQEAVAWKRQEELIREEAAWLAESEQKAKRGASEKEKKSKKKQAKQKRNNRKSKDKGREEKAFVAAKEKHQEDNRDNETDASMMVEVQLVPEKSYLPDDVSDVSEAVDCGIEALQPDSEDRCASPVGWDTDTSEVHPPTEASSSGISSLSCMQNEVADKRSPSTMDDSSSTCSTDSVPSVVTNGSYKGNLFSNNQNKKSPSRGKNQLSKTSSDDGSWITETDNQPPSPALDGGDCNDASESSKAGESESEAALSSSLDQTTWVDQDALKKEVVLLQKKPSTHDPVDLERPKGKTVAIPSSPRNLRPTAKFGSDYSIAVSVGSVLVRKASSNDLRQSDQPASSKTSIQMTSIPKSEIQKAATSKPAENPVTPQVPVMSSPSSAPQISSLRPTAPVVSMVQTTAVLSRSVSAAGCLGPNTTPATSYVPQSYRNALGNHVAPGSSHPNFSSSVAYSQPPASVPAPVYIPQSSERTDPNSVQPGFPFGMVTRDSLPNAPGWIESSQRDATTSCTTGRQTQGVFADEFPHLDIINDLLDEEHNVGRVASILMRV is encoded by the exons GGCTGAAGCCTTCTGAATTATATGGGAAGTATACATGGAAGATAGAGAAATTTTCGCAGATTAACAAAAGAGAACTTCGCAGTAATGCATTTGAAATTGGTGGCTACAAGTG gtacattttaatttatccaCAAGGTTGTGATGTTTGTAATCATCTCTCATTGTTTCTCTGTGTTGCTAATCATGACAAACTTCTTCCAGGTTTGATATTATCactaaatttcaatttggaTTCACTATCATATTGTATTCTGTTATTGGACTTATATGGTTCCTCTCTCTACTCCAAGACAGGTTGGAGTCATTTTGCACAGTTTACAATAGCTGTTGTGAATAAAGatccaaagaaatcaaaatattcaG ATACTTTACATCGATTTTGGAAGAAAGAGCATGACTGGGGATGGAAAAAGTTTATGGAGCTCTCAAAACTTTATGATGGATTTATAGAATCTGACACACTAATCATAAAAGCTCAAGTTCAAGTGGTTAG GGAGAAAGTAGACCGCCCTTTTCGTTGCCTTGATCGTCAATATAGGAGAGAACTTGTTAGAGTATATTTGACAAATGTAGAGCAAATTTGTTTCCGTTTTTTGGATGACAGACGAAATAAACTGGGGAGCTTGATAGAAGACAAAGCTACGTGGTCAAg CTTTTGTGCTTTTTGGTTTGGGATAGACCAAAGTACCAGATGCCGAATGTCTAGGGAGAAAACAGATATGATTTTGAAAGTAGTTGTGAAGCACTTTTTTATAGAGAAGGAGGTGACATCTACTTTGGTAATGGATTCGCTATATAGTGGGTTGAAGGCTCTCGAAGTCCAGAGTAAAGGCAACAAAACAAAGTCAAAGTTATTGGATGCTGAAGAAATGCCAGCTCCAATTGTTCGTGTTGAAAAAGATATGTTTGTATTAGTGGATGATGTGCTAGTTCTTCTAGAAAGGGCTGCTGCTTTAGAACCATTACCACCGAAAGATGAGAAAGGTCCTCAAAACCGATCAAAG GATGGGAATTCTGGAGAGTATTTCAACAAAGATTCAATTGAGCGTGATGAAAGGCGCCTTACAGAATTGGGCCGCAGGACAGTGGAAATATTTATTCTCTCTCATATTTTCAG CAACAAAATAGAAGTTGCCTACCAGGAAGCTGTTGCTTGGAAGAGGCAAGAAGAGCTCATCCGGGAAGAAGCTGCATGGCTGGCTGAAAGCGAGCAGAAGGCTAAACGAGGAGCATctgagaaagagaaaaaatctAAGAAAAAACAG GCTAAGCAAAAACGAAATAATCGAAAAAGCAAAGATAAAGGGAGGGAGGAAAAGGCTTTTGTGGCAGCGAAGGAGAAACACCAAGAAGATAACCGAGACAATGAAACGGATGCCTCTATGATGGTGGAGGTGCAGCTGGTGCCTGAAAAATCTTATCTTCCAGATGATGTTTCCGATGTTTCTGAAGCAGTTGATTGTGGCATTGAAGCTCTTCAGCCTGATTCAGAAGACAGATGTGCTAGTCCTGTTGGTTGGGATACAGATACATCCGAAGTTCACCCTCCCACAGAAGCTAGTAGCAGTGGAATAAGTAGCTTATCATGTATGCAAAATGAAGTAGCTGATAAAAGGAGCCCATCTACGATGGATGATAGTTCCTCAACATGTTCGACAGATTCGGTACCATCAGTAGTAACAAATGGCTCCTATAAAGGCAACTTATTTTCAAACAACCAAAATAAGAAATCACCTAGCAG AGGAAAGAACCAGCTAAGTAAAACGTCAAGTGATGATGGTAGTTGGATCACAGAAACTGATAATCAGCCGCCTTCCCCTGCATTAGATGGAGGGGATTGTAATGATGCTTCTGAAAGCAGCAAGGCAGGTGAATCCGAGTCCGAGGCTGCTCTTTCCTCCTCGCTGGACCAGACTACTTGGGTTGACCAGGATGCTCTTAAGAAG GAAGTTGTTTTGCTGCAAAAGAAACCAAGCACCCACGATCCGGTTGATTTAGAAAGGCCTAAGGGGAAGACAGTTGCTATACCATCCTCTCCGAGAAATCTGCGACCGACTGCTAAGTTTGGGTCAGATTACAGTATTGCTGTCAGTGTAGGTTCTGTGCTAGTTAGGAAGGCATCGTCAAATGACCTGCGGCAGAGTGATCAACCTGCATCTTCGAAAACATCGATCCAAATGACTAGTATACCAAAATCCGAGATTCAAAAGGCTGCAACTTCAAAACCAGCTGAAAATCCTGTGACCCCACAAGTGCCTGTGATGTCAAGTCCCTCTAGTGCTCCTCAAATTTCTAGTCTTAGGCCAACTGCTCCTGTTGTTTCTATGGTTCAAACAACTGCGGTTCTTTCTCGTTCTGTTAGCGCAGCTGGCTGTTTAGGTCCCAACACAACCCCAGCTACAAGTTATGTTCCTCAATCTTACAGAAATGCCTTGGGTAACCATGTTGCTCCTGGTTCTAGTCATCCTAACTTCTCTAGCTCAGTAGCATACTCACAACCACCAGCCTCGGTACCTGCACCAGTGTATATACCCCAGAGCTCAGAGAGGACGGACCCAAATTCTGTGCAACCAGGCTTTCCATTTGGCATGGTAACTCGGGATAGCCTGCCAAATGCACCCGGGTGGATTGAGAGTTCTCAAAGGGATGCCACTACAA GCTGCACAACCGGACGTCAGACCCAAGGTGTCTTTGCCGATGAGTTCCCCCATCTCGATATCATCAATGACTTGCTTGACGAGGAACACAATGTCGGGAGGGTAGCCAG TATCCTCATGCGGGTTTGA